CACCATTTTTCTGCTGTTGAATTTCACGCATGTGAATTTCGTGCAGTTTATCTTTTACTGCTTTCAGTACTACGGCGTGTTTACGCATTTTGTACCAGTAGAGGAATTCTTCCATGTGCTCATCGATCATAGCGACAGCTTTAGGAACTTCTCCCAGCCTGTTTTGCAGCGTTTCGTCCTGTACTTTGGAGAGTTCATCCACGTTGATCAGCGACACGTGTTCGAGTGCTGCAACAGCAGGATCTACGTTGAAAGGAATAGAAAGGTCTATTACTACTTTCGGTGATGCATCCCGGAGATGATCGGCCATTACCGTTGGGTGTGGCGCGTTGGAGGCAACGAGAATCACATCGGCAGACTGGATCTCAGGCAACATATTTTCATATGGTGCATACTTCAATCCCAGCTGTCCTGCTAATTCCTGGGCTACCAGTAAGGTACGGTTGATGAGTGTGATCTCTTTTACGCCGAGGTATTCGATCATATTTTTGGTGGTGTTACGGCCTATTTTGCCGACACCCAGCAATACGATCTTTTTATCTTTGATGTCAGGAACCTGGCGTTCCAGCAGGCGTATGGTGGCGAAAGCCACGGATACGGTGCCTTTGCTGAGGCCTGTTTCTGTTTTAATCAGTTTAGATACCTGTAAAACACTGTTTACAAGTCTTTCCAGAAAACCACCGAGAGAGCCTTCTGTTTTGGCGAATCTGGCAGCGGTACGGATCTGGCCTACGATTTCGTAGTCGCCCAGAATCTGGCTGTCTAATCCGGTACCTACCTGGTATAAATGCCTGATAGCCTCTTCACCGGATTTGGTGTAAGCCATTTCGAGTAATTGATCACGATCGCCGTTCGTTTGTGCGCACAGCAGATCGATGAATTGCCCCGGGCTGGCAGCAAATCCGTAAATTTCTGTTCTGTTACAAGTGGAGAGTACAAAGAGATCGTCTAATTGCACAGTCCTGGCATGCTCCAGGAGTTGTTGGTATTGGGCCGGGTTGATGGCGTATAATCCCCTGATAGCAGCGTCCGTTTTCTTATAGTTGATGCCAACGATATGAAAATTCGCTAT
The Chitinophaga sp. Cy-1792 genome window above contains:
- the hemA gene encoding glutamyl-tRNA reductase: MQVSHSKDIANFHIVGINYKKTDAAIRGLYAINPAQYQQLLEHARTVQLDDLFVLSTCNRTEIYGFAASPGQFIDLLCAQTNGDRDQLLEMAYTKSGEEAIRHLYQVGTGLDSQILGDYEIVGQIRTAARFAKTEGSLGGFLERLVNSVLQVSKLIKTETGLSKGTVSVAFATIRLLERQVPDIKDKKIVLLGVGKIGRNTTKNMIEYLGVKEITLINRTLLVAQELAGQLGLKYAPYENMLPEIQSADVILVASNAPHPTVMADHLRDASPKVVIDLSIPFNVDPAVAALEHVSLINVDELSKVQDETLQNRLGEVPKAVAMIDEHMEEFLYWYKMRKHAVVLKAVKDKLHEIHMREIQQQKNGAAYNLEDIEQVSGRIIQKMINLMAGKVRKETDKSDQYIAMINDIFETGVNQE